Part of the Debaryomyces hansenii CBS767 chromosome C complete sequence genome is shown below.
TGAATGAAGCTCTATATAATTCGGGTCTTACTTCTGATGTTCTGGTAACAGTACCCAGTATGGCCATCAATGAACCGATTTTATCAGTACGTATATCACGGATTCTATTAATTGTTGgcaaattgaagaaagaaatttgaaatactCTTTCATTAGCATTTGACGCGGCAGTAGAAGATGAGCCGTCATTACTACCACTATTCATACCTTCTTCATGATGTTCACCCAACAAGTTCGTGTGCAATAATGCTGGTGCatacttcttcaataaccTTCTTAATCCCTTCAACAAAAATGGCATAAAACGATAGTATTGTTCTAAGATGGCTGACGCCAACACTCCGTTTTCTCTTCCAAGCAAGTGCTGGTAGTCAATATACAACGTACTGTATTCATATGTCTTCATCGCTTCAATTTGAGCAAGATATACTTTACCCTGCCACTGATCATCACGGTTATCGTTCTCTTCGTCAACGAATGTCTCTATGAACTGTTCAAAACTTTCACGAACTTTTTCTCCTGTCACATCAACAACTTTAGGCACTGctatttgttttcttcttgcAGATGCTAATGGAGCATTATTTTGTGGAGTAGATGCAGTTTGACTTAAGTTAGTTTCACTAAATAATCCTGGATTATTACTCTGAAGCGGGAAATCTCCTGATCTTCCTACTGAAGATGGCGGTTGAGATGAATGAAGTAAATGAGCAGCATCTGATGGAATACGTCCCGGAGACGATACGAAATTTGCCATTGTCCACTTTTATTCTATTACTTTACTGACGGAGGAATGATTTAACTATAAATATCTTAAATCCTAAGGAAACACAATTCGTTTAAAAAGTAATAGGTAAAATGtatgaattgaaaattaatttctatGAAAACATGAACGCGttaaaatttaattaagcTTCCTAATTGggataaattatcaaaaaatgatttcGATGGCCCTAATACTAGAAGTATAATACCCTCTCTAATTACTACAATCTTGTGGATTCTACGATGTTTCTGAGGATATATGCTAGAAGATTTTCGTCTGCTGTAATCATAAAGACCGAATGTATGTAAAAAAACGGAATTTTTAGTGAGAAATGTTTATGATTTTTCATGATGCTGGACATATATTGACATTGACATAGTTCCTCCTagtttattgaatattaaagTTGGAAAAATATTACAATGCCAGAGGCACAAGAATGCAGATAAGTTATACGTGAGCCAAATTCAGATCGAAGAGAATCccattgaagataatgagaATATAGAGGCAAAAATAGTTCAGGTGTGTTCCGGATTGGTTGACTTCATACCCATAGAGCAAATGAAAGATAGAAAGGTTGCAGTTTTGGCAAACTTGAAGGCGTCGAAACAGAGGGGAGTTAAATCAGAAGCCATGTTGTTGGCAGTAGAGAAGAGTTTCGGCAGCGATGCCGAATTGAGTGACGCAAAGGTCGAATTGATCAATCCGCCTAGGAACGCCAAGGTAGGGCagaaattatattttgatcaCTTTGTATCGGATGAATTTCCTTCAAAGTTGAAAAGTAAGGCATGGCAAGAGATACAGAAACACTTGAAAACGACCGTTACTGGGGAGGCTGCGTATGTGACAGACGAAGGTAAAGCGTGCCTCTTGAAGACCATTGACCACGCATCAGAGAGTGCCTACGCAGATACTTTAACCGATGGGATAATACGTTAATATAGTATAGCATATTATGTACGTATGttcatatttaaaaaaGCTTATAAGCgacttatatatatatatttcctAAGATGatttaagaagaagactttGTAGTTCTTAAGTAAGATTTCAACATTGTGAAGTCACCGAACTTGGTCTTTGCATCCTCATCTGAAACACTTGGAGGAATAATGACATCCTCACCAACAGACCAATCAATTGGAGTAGCAATACCATCCTTGTCAGCTAATTGTAAAGCATCGAGAACTCTCAAAACTTCAGAAGAGTTTCTACCAGTTGAGGCAGGATAGGTCATGATTAATCTTACCTTTTTAGCTGgatcaataatgaatacaGATCTGACAGTTGGAACCATACCCTTACCAATGTTCTCGAAATCAGATGCAGAACACATGTCATACAAAAATGCAACCTTTCTGTCAGCATCAGCAATGATAGGGTAAGTAAACTTAGCACCACCAGAAGTaacatcttcaatatccttAATCCATGCTTTGTGGCTTTCAACACCTTCTGTAGATAAACCAATCAACTTAGCACCTCTTTCGCTGAATTCCGGGGCAAGTCTTGCGAAAGCTCCCAATTCTGTAGTACAGACTGGGGTGAAGTCCGCTGGGTGGGAAAATAAAACGATCCATTGATTACCGATGTATTCAtggaaatcaattttacCTTCAGTAGTATCGGCAACAAAGTTTGGTGCCTCAGAGCCAATTCTTATTCTTGGTTGCTCCGCAGCATCGAAGGTAGAATATAATTGAGTACGACCTAATTGAACACCAGATCTGGCGTATTGGCCAACTGCACCTCTTGCAGTTGGAATTGAGTGTCTCAAAGCAGCTGAACGTAATAATTGTCTACTGAACATCTTTCCGGTATGTTTTGCtaatcaattgataaatgTTAAAGATAGATTCGGAacctatatatatatatatttcactattcattattagacGGAAGCAATAATCCCATCTCACGTGATTTTTGATTAGTATAAGTTAATAGAATCATAAACATTAAATACTATATACATACAACAAAACtaatattaaatagaaACATAAGCGCAGAAAGTAGAAAAATATAGTATATACGGGAGCCATCAAGGTTTTAATTTTGTACATCATAAGCATTAAGTGTAGATTAGTTTTCAGGAATCATATTTGCGTCGAACCAACCTAAGAAATCATCATCCTGgtaattatcattatttatcCAACCATCGGATTGCTTTTGGAAAAAATTGTCCATCTGGTCAGCTACTCCATTAATTACTGATTGGTTTCCACCaaaatattggaaattaGCTGGGTTTGGAGTACCCACGGGGTGGACTTCAGCCAATGAATCACTAGGAGAAAATAGCATGGACTGGCCCAGTGGCATTTGCTCTATTTGTGGTTGATATTGAGTTTTCGAAACTGAAGAAACCATGTTTGAGTTATTTATCGGATAGTTTGAAATTGGGAcggatgatgaattaatgGTGGTATCTTGGTTCGTATTTCTCGAATCAATATCTCTCATACTGCCCGTTGCTTCAAGCATAGCAAGTGGAATACCATTGATTTCCAATGGTTTATCCAAGCCAATCGCATTTGCATTCAGCTTAGCTTGGGTCATTGCATGGTCAGTCGGCACTAAGGTCGTCACTGTTGTACCATTAGGAGTGGTCGTTGTAATTGTTTTGAAGTCGTCCTTGGTGATTTGATTATAGAATGGTAAAGGTAAAGGTTTTCTTTGATTCGAAAATGACGATACATCATTGTCCTCTCTAGGTTCATTCTTAACCCGTTTATCTTCGGGTGGATGTGACTTATCGGTAAGGGTCCTTCTTCTAGCTTCATGTATACACCATACTAAATCATAAAACAATGAAGCAGTTAAATGTGATCTCATTCTAGTAATTATGCTACCaccaatttctttgttatCGGATAAGAAGACTTCTGGATATGTATACAAaacaatattcaaattttccaataCTTTTGCGGTTCTCGAAATATCGTTCTGTAATTCCTTCCACGACGATAACGTATTCCTAAACAATCTATGGACGGTAACAATCAGCTGTCTGGAACTATCCACGTACTTGTCAATTAAGTAACGAGACAAATGCAATTTGAACAACATCAAAACCGAATATGTGATGGCTTGTCTGACATAAATAGGAAATTCAATTAGTGATATAGTGTTACTACTAATCATTTGTGATGTGACGGTGATAATCCTTGTTGCTGAATGATAAGCCGCACTAACATATTTAACCTGGTCTTCAATTGGCGTACCTGGTAAAAATGCAAAGCAACAGatcattaatttgatatataaataatagattTCAATAGAAGAACCGTTTTCAATAGGTAGCTTGAACTTCAATCTTTCTAATTCTCTATCCAATGTGTTTAAAGAGCCTGCCCGATTCAGAGGCTCCAAAAGACCATCTGGTCTAGTCACAGAAATTCCCATCACATTAACCAATTTGCATTGGAAGATAGACAATGAGATTAGACAACGGAAATTTTTAGGTAAGCTTTGGTCCACTCTTGCATTctccaataaataatctGTAGTATTGATCAGCGGCGGTAATCCTAATACAGAAGACCAAAATTGCTCACAGAAAAATACGGCTAACCAAGTTCTCGTTCTCCAAAGTTCAGCATCTGGCCCTAAGCTGGCTTGGGTTCTGCTGAACTCTTGAATGAATTCACCACCTCTATGTAAACCTAATTGTAATGATAAATTCTTAGCTAACCCAATAAATCTGTAAGAACAGTCATCCAAAACCTTTTCGTTTGGCAATGGCCATATGGAGAGCACAACAAGCGCCTGTATAACATGTGTTGATCTCGGTGTATGTGTCCAGCAAGTTTCAATCGCTAAGTGCTTAATTAATGACGCTAATGACATGTATAACGTTGGTTCTGGTTCAGACAATGCTGCCGTTAAAATGACCGACCAGAATAAAAGCTTTGACTTATGATATAATTCTGTCGCTGAATTTGAAGTAATTATCGGTAAAAATGGCAAATGTTTAGTAATAAACCTATCATGGAGTTCGTTCGCTTTGTCCAAAGGAACAGAGACATCGCCAAGAACAAATTCCGGAATAGTTTcgaattcttcttcgtgTTCTCTTGCAAGTTTACCTAAGCTATCGTACTTTTTTTCCATAGTTGGCGAATTATCAGTTGATGTTTCGTGCAAAATATGACCCAAAGGGGCTGAAGTAGGAATTGCATCGttaagaatttgattacCTTGTAAAGGATTGTTTGGTGATAAATTAGCACTAGTATTTACATGAGGAAAGCCAGAAGCAAATGAATGGGGTGAATTATCTGACTGGAATTGCGACGGAGTGTTCCCATTCGAGAAATCCGAAACAGTACCAGCAGATCTTTGGATAGGGGTTGTATTATATAGTTGGTTTTGTGTCATGCTACTAAACGTTGGTTGCAGCTGTTGTTGTATGAAGTTCATGTTATGTTGGTTCAATGCTTGGGTTAAAAGGGACTCGTTTTTCGTCaacatttcaattttagCTCTTAGCTCGTCAACGTCACTCTTTAACGACTGGATCTGCGACCCCTTCTTGGGCCTGAACTGTGGATCTATCTCACACTTTAATCCCATTTTATCACATCTATGGCACGGATTCGGATAATTATCCGATGCGTTACACTTAATCTTGTGTTGACGACAAAATGTACAAGATGTAACAGGCCTATGCCCCGTTTGCTTCGACCCTTTATCTCCTGATTGCCCCATACTCGAAGCTTCACTTAGACTCTGTGATTTCTGCTTTTTAACCACGGTAGCATTGTTGGCAGGTAATGACCGTCTCTTGTTTCCTCCACCATTTGTGGTACCAGCAGGCGACCCTCCTGAAACGGATGGTTTTGGAAGTATTGACTTTATTCTTGACTTTTCCATTTGAAAGATAACTTATTAACTAACTTTCCTAACGGAAACTTTCAAATCTTGCTTCCAATATTGTTATCAAAAAGATCAAACCTAAGAATGATTCGAGATTTTCAATTAGAAATCAGTAGtatatttttgtatttcaaACGACGACTCAAACTATCTGAAAGGATAAGCTGAATATGTAACACGGGcaatatattattcaaagactaatataatcaaatatattctatattgaataaattttccGTACTATAGTTGCCAGTGTTTGTCTCCAGTATGATTTTTATGGGAATTGGTGTTACACGCCCAGCAATGGGAGTTACCCGACTGATTGATGgaaaagataaaaatttttcgCAGATTTGCGCAATTCCACGGCATAGTTTAGTACGCAGATCGTTaagataattttgatttccttATTGAGTAATTACGTTTGTTCGTCCTTTCGGTTGGTGAGTTATTATACAGGCTAACGAAACATACAATAAGCAAGGCTTAAAGCTTGACGGCAATTGAAATCATAGTTATGTGAATGAGGATAATGCATCGAAGAGAACAATAAATGATGTAAAAATGAACAAATATGTATTAGTGCAGATTACAAACTATAAACGGCtaattatcatcatcttctgtCTTAGGATCGCCTATACCATCCTCATAGATAGCGAATACACACTCACTTTCGGGTAAACAAGGACTGTCGTAGATCTTACAAATTCTCTGTTCTGCTCTGCCCTTTTTGAATGACAATCTTGTGGTGGAACTGTGGGCAATAATGTTACCACCAATAGGTTTTTTAGGGTCAGGGTTGAACATAGCGCTAGCACCATCAACCTGTGCCACCACTTGGTTCGTTATTACGACAGCTATTCCAAATTCATCTGCCAATCTCTGCAAAGTTCTCATATACTTGGCTACATGCGTCTGTCTGGCCGACAATTCAGCACGTCCTGAATAATCCGTTCTGTAGAGAGACATGATTGAGTCTACGATCAAGCATGAGAACCGGGATTCAGACATCATCTGTGCTGCATGGttcaataattggaattggtGCTCAGCATTGTATGCCCTCGCATATGCAACGTTATCTAAGCAATCTTCCGGATTCAACCCATATCTCTGAGCAATCGACACCAAACGAACGGGTCTAAATGTTCCTTCTGTATCAATGTACAAACATTTACCTTCGCCACCCCCCATGTCGATCGGTAACTGGCATGTAACCGCCAAAGTATGACATAACTGTGATTTTCCGGTTCTAAACTCCCCAAACACCTCAGTAATAGATCCTGTCTCTATTCCGCCTCCCAATAACGTGTCCAATTGCTTGGACCCAGTTGTTATACATATAAGTTCGGATCTTCTGCTGTGAAACTCTGATGCAGTGGTGAAACCTAAGGGCACCACTTTGGCGGCCTCAAGAGAGATTTTGTCGGCCTTGGCCTCTGATATCCCCTTTACCAACAATAACGCCTTCTTAGGGGTATATGCGATACTTTCAATCGTATGGTATCCTTCAGCCTTCAACTTTCTGATATCGCCCGATGTGATCCCATTGCCTTCGAGCTGCTCGATTAATAATGGTCCACTGAGGCCATCTTCTTCGTCGCCCATAGATGCCTCATGTTCATTCGTTTGTGCTCCTTCTGTCTCTGTCATCATTTATATGTTAATAACGTATATATGGTAATATATCTAGATAGACTTAAGATAGTATGATTAGTATGGCGCGTTAAGtcaaaataaacaaaaaaaaaaggcGCGAGGCAAGAGTCGTGTCGAGATAAAATCATCTCTGATGACAAATGGGTTAACTATCTTCTAGCTGGTCAAAGGTATTAGCAGCACCATATGGTATATATAGTTATATTCTGTCAACCTGGCAAACGACTCGACATGATTAACGTAGAAGGCAATTGTACTCTGCTAATACAAAAGAAGACTCGTGACAACTCCAATAGACATTAAATCTAGTAGTGCCCGGGTCTAGCTGTCCATCCTATCTGGTCGCTTATTTAACCTATAAATCTCTAGCTCTAATGCCTTTATTATAAACGCCACATCTCATAAACTATTCCGTCTCATGCACTGATCCATATGTCTAAACCCTATTAGTGCTTCTCAGACACACCAATTCCACTATCTGGTGGATGGCCGTCCTGCAGACAAATACCACGTCTTCTCTaatatcatcatattcCAATCGCTACGGGTATCATATCAACTACACGGTATTTGATTTCTCCAGACGCGCACCCCCTGATACGTCCTCAAACATACATCGATAGACCAATATATGACTAACGCCCTGCTATGCAGCGAACACGTTCAGGTCCAATCTGCCTTTGGTATATCCCAACAGCGATTGGCAACCAGTTGCAAATATCGTGGCCGACGCTCACCTCAACAACCACACCCCACATACACTACCTGTCTACCCTGTCAGACATGTTCCCCATTAGCCGTGGATACCGATGTAAGGTCTCTTATGTCTCCAGCGATCGGCGATACATTCTCCTGGCCATAACAAACCGGTTATAATATCCCCTGTTGTTGCAACAAACCTTATCGTACCATACTTGCGTAACAATTTCATCGTCTATTTGGTACGCACCCTTACTCCTTGCCGAGAACCCAATGATATGTTTACACTTACGAAAACCTTAAAAGCTCTGGCACTCCCCTCACTGGAAGTAGATCGTACTCATGTCTATCACCATGTAAATAACAGGATATCCATACGGAAAAAAACCCCATTTCTTTCGCGCCCTTTACAATAGTCAACTTTATCGTCGTCATATTCAAGTGGAACCTCTGTCCCTGTTCGTCGCTTGCTGGTGAATGCGATTGTTCCATCGCATTGTGCTTCGCTGGCGGCTGTTTACATTTTATCCCGATGCGGTCCTTTGACGATGCGAATCTAAATATGAATGCGGTCGTGTGGGCCCCACATTGTAAACAAAAACcattttgcaaaatcaaaacaCATTGTCAGGTGCAGTCAAACTGAATGCTCCGGTTCAGAAATACATATCATTTGGGGTCTTTCTGATAGTTTTCTACGTAACAAACATCAACTTGTCCAGAAAGATCGTAGAAGATACAACTTCAACCATACGCTTCACCGTTGACACGTAGCTAACACTTTGCGCTCACAA
Proteins encoded:
- a CDS encoding DEHA2C16698p (similar to uniprot|P25454 Saccharomyces cerevisiae YER095w RAD51 DNA repair protein), giving the protein MMTETEGAQTNEHEASMGDEEDGLSGPLLIEQLEGNGITSGDIRKLKAEGYHTIESIAYTPKKALLLVKGISEAKADKISLEAAKVVPLGFTTASEFHSRRSELICITTGSKQLDTLLGGGIETGSITEVFGEFRTGKSQLCHTLAVTCQLPIDMGGGEGKCLYIDTEGTFRPVRLVSIAQRYGLNPEDCLDNVAYARAYNAEHQFQLLNHAAQMMSESRFSCLIVDSIMSLYRTDYSGRAELSARQTHVAKYMRTLQRLADEFGIAVVITNQVVAQVDGASAMFNPDPKKPIGGNIIAHSSTTRLSFKKGRAEQRICKIYDSPCLPESECVFAIYEDGIGDPKTEDDDN
- a CDS encoding DEHA2C16720p (no similarity), with the translated sequence MEQSHSPASDEQGQRFHLNMTTIKLTIVKGAKEMGFFSVWISCYLHGDRHEYDLLPVRGVPELLRFS
- a CDS encoding DEHA2C16654p (similar to uniprot|P34227 Saccharomyces cerevisiae YBL064c PRX1 Mitochondrial peroxiredoxin), with product MFSRQLLRSAALRHSIPTARGAVGQYARSGVQLGRTQLYSTFDAAEQPRIRIGSEAPNFVADTTEGKIDFHEYIGNQWIVLFSHPADFTPVCTTELGAFARLAPEFSERGAKLIGLSTEGVESHKAWIKDIEDVTSGGAKFTYPIIADADRKVAFLYDMCSASDFENIGKGMVPTVRSVFIIDPAKKVRLIMTYPASTGRNSSEVLRVLDALQLADKDGIATPIDWSVGEDVIIPPSVSDEDAKTKFGDFTMLKSYLRTTKSSS
- a CDS encoding DEHA2C16676p (similar to uniprot|P34228 Saccharomyces cerevisiae YBL066c SEF1 Suppressor of Essential Function), giving the protein MEKSRIKSILPKPSVSGGSPAGTTNGGGNKRRSLPANNATVVKKQKSQSLSEASSMGQSGDKGSKQTGHRPVTSCTFCRQHKIKCNASDNYPNPCHRCDKMGLKCEIDPQFRPKKGSQIQSLKSDVDELRAKIEMLTKNESLLTQALNQHNMNFIQQQSQPTFSSMTQNQLYNTTPIQRSAGTVSDFSNGNTPSQFQSDNSPHSFASGFPHVNTSANLSPNNPLQGNQILNDAIPTSAPLGHILHETSTDNSPTMEKKYDSLGKLAREHEEEFETIPEFVLGDVSVPLDKANELHDRFITKHLPFLPIITSNSATELYHKSKLLFWSVILTAALSEPEPTLYMSLASLIKHLAIETCWTHTPRSTHVIQALVVLSIWPLPNEKVLDDCSYRFIGLAKNLSLQLGLHRGGEFIQEFSRTQASLGPDAELWRTRTWLAVFFCEQFWSSVLGLPPSINTTDYLLENARVDQSLPKNFRCLISLSIFQCKLVNVMGISVTRPDGLLEPSNRAGSLNTLDRELERLKFKLPIENGSSIEIYYLYIKLMICCFAFLPGTPIEDQVKYVSAAYHSATRIITVTSQMISSNTISLIEFPIYVRQAITYSVLMLFKLHLSRYLIDKYVDSSRQSIVTVHRLFRNTLSSWKELQNDISRTAKVLENLNIVLYTYPEVFLSDNKEIGGSIITRMRSHLTASLFYDLVWCIHEARRRTLTDKSHPPEDKRVKNEPREDNDVSSFSNQRKPLPLPFYNQITKDDFKTITTTTPNGTTVTTLVPTDHAMTQAKSNANAIGLDKPLEINGIPLAMLEATGSMRDIDSRNTNQDTTINSSSVPISNYPINNSNMVSSVSKTQYQPQIEQMPSGQSMLFSPSDSLAEVHPVGTPNPANFQYFGGNQSVINGVADQMDNFFQKQSDGWINNDNYQDDDFLGWFDANMIPEN